In the genome of Leptospira tipperaryensis, one region contains:
- a CDS encoding LIC_20196 family exoprotein, translating to MKFKGSAFIAFLFLTLPLLPLSTPPTLENQIRNSDYIALTRITNVHEKKISETSVSVTATVEILKPWKGGEKLPIKFEIGFMIFPELLGKWLKAAPPEGDYILFLIQKTVKDSKGNESKLIALYEPHPFAFKEYSRETEDQIKEIIQSQKGN from the coding sequence ATGAAATTCAAAGGATCTGCTTTTATCGCTTTTCTTTTTTTAACCTTACCGCTTCTGCCGCTTTCCACTCCTCCGACTCTTGAAAATCAAATTAGAAATTCGGATTATATCGCTCTCACTCGGATTACAAACGTTCACGAGAAAAAAATCTCCGAAACTTCAGTGTCAGTAACTGCGACCGTTGAAATTTTGAAACCCTGGAAAGGCGGAGAAAAATTACCGATTAAGTTTGAAATCGGATTTATGATTTTTCCGGAATTGTTGGGCAAATGGCTGAAAGCCGCTCCTCCGGAAGGAGACTACATTTTATTTTTAATTCAAAAAACCGTAAAAGACAGCAAGGGAAACGAATCTAAGTTGATCGCCCTGTACGAACCGCATCCGTTTGCGTTTAAGGAATATTCGAGAGAAACGGAAGATCAGATAAAAGAAATAATTCAGTCTCAAAAAGGGAACTAA